One part of the Brevundimonas sp. NIBR11 genome encodes these proteins:
- a CDS encoding DUF3088 family protein, producing MTDRLFLLNPDWHDDAGGPWYCPAGAILEGILGFYPKLKDQLEITRIDHPRPRAGVVEWVGEQNQSCPLLVLADGVDWPDAQVSETTGRRFLQDEAIIPYLADRYGIGRPHP from the coding sequence ATGACCGACCGGCTGTTCCTGCTGAACCCCGACTGGCACGACGACGCCGGCGGGCCCTGGTACTGCCCGGCCGGCGCGATCCTCGAAGGGATTCTGGGCTTCTATCCGAAGCTGAAGGACCAGCTGGAGATCACCCGCATCGATCACCCGCGCCCGCGCGCCGGGGTCGTCGAATGGGTCGGCGAGCAGAACCAGAGCTGCCCGCTTCTGGTCCTCGCCGACGGCGTCGACTGGCCGGACGCCCAGGTCAGCGAAACCACCGGGCGCCGGTTCCTGCAGGACGAGGCGATCATCCCCTATCTGGCGGATCGCTACGGCATCGGACGTCCGCACCCGTGA